The Cervus elaphus chromosome 20, mCerEla1.1, whole genome shotgun sequence genomic interval GTCAACACTGACAGAGGCATCATGGTCTCTGGCGTCCCTTAAGTGCAACCACAGTGCAGGTGGGGGCAGTCTCGGCACTAGGGCACACAAGAGGTGTGGACAGGGGGACTAGGCCCAGGACACTTAAGTTAGGTAGGTCAGCAGGATTCACTGAGGAGTGAAGTCACCACTGTTGCATCAGATCTGAGTTCCAATGggtctcccttccccctcccccagcccagaacTGAGGAAGTCATCCAAGCCCCACCCTAGCTGTATACAAGGAACGGAAATGTTTGTCCTAATAGGGCCATGACGTGCTCCTTCCTGTAGGCCCGGATCCTGATTCCTGAGCAGCCACCCAGTAGCCTCAGGGTTTCCTATATCCCAGGCCTCTGTGACTTGCTGACAAGTAGAGAGCCAGCCTTCACAAGGGGAGAAATGGACAGTGGCTCAAGAGCCCTGGGGTAGGGGGACACCTTTCTGACCAGAGCCAGCCTCTACATCTGCCCCTTCACTCACACTTGTATGTCCTTGGGCTCTAACCCCCTGTTGATCCCCCTCCCCTGATGACTCAGCCACCCGGCATTCAACACGTGCTTACAGTAACACTCCCAGGTTAAGCCAGAGCCAGGACTGGTGAGAGGGAACCAGGAAGAGGAGTGCTTGCCCAGCAACCCAGGGCAACTCCACAACACAAGCAAGGGGCCCTTACCCTCCTACCTGCCAGTCAGGCCAGTCGGGCAAGGGCTGTTAGGAGAGAGCCTGGAGAACAAAGGCTGCAGGTGGCTCAGGTGCCTAAGGAGTTTGGGGAAAAGAAGGCAGCCATCCCAGAACTGACTCTGGAGGTAGGGCCAGAAGCCAAAAACAGAGGCTGGAAGGACCATCCTGAGTCACCTAGCCCCACGCTCTGCCAAACACCCTAAGAgcagggagggggtggaggaTGGCTGGATTCAAGACTCACAGGGGCTAGAAGGATCTGTGGGAGCTGAAGGAGCTGGGTCTGTCTGTCCCTTCCTCTGGTTAGGGGGTGGAGGTGCCACTGTCTAGGCGCAGGCAGAGGGCAGATACATCCCAGTTTCTGCTGGTGAGTCAGGTGGAAGGGAGGTGTACTTGGAGTGCACTTGTCTAACCTCCATAGTGCCCAGGTGAAGTGGAGCTCAGGGGGTAGGGAGAGAGAGATGATAGTCTGAGCAGCGTCTCTTCCCTTGTCCCAAACAGCCCTTAACCCTCTAAGCACCCAGGAATCCACGCAGCCGGGAACTATTTGATTCACCGGTCCGAAAAACACAGGTAAGGAGGGATTAGAGGGTAAAAACTCATCACTGAGTAAGACTAGATGCTGTACAAAGATAGCTAGTGAGAGCCATCCCATTCAAGCGTGGGTCTTCCAGCCAGCAGGTCCATGGCTGGCAGGCCTATGCCCCCCGGACGCCAGGAGGACGAGGCCAAAGACCATGGACTGAAACTTTCAGCAGCGCGGCCTCTAGGCCACCTGCCTAGCATCGATGAAACCCGACCAGCTGGCCTGGGCCCGGCCTCCCGCCGTGGCTCCCTGCTAGGTCCGGTCTTGTCCTTTTCACGCCGCAACTCGCTGGCAGGGCCAAGTGCAGGCCCTGGGGGTCGACGCCCATCCCTGGGCCCCATGCCCCCTCTAAGCTCACGGGTCAGCTTCTCTGGCTTGCCCCTGGCGCCCGCCCGCCGGATGGCGCCCTCGTACCGCACGGAGCCGGCGCCAGGGGAGCGCTGGGAGACCGCGCGCGCGCAGCAGGCCCTGGAGGCTGCGCTGGCCGCGGGACTGCGGGACGCGTGCTACTCGGGCGCAGAGGCCGGGCGGCTGGCGCAGGAGCTGTGCGAGCTGGTGCGCATGCGCCTGCGCGAGCTCAGCCCGCCGCGCTACAAGCTGGTGTGCAGCGTGGTGCTGGGGCAGCGCGCCGGCCAGGGCGTCCGCGTGGTCAGCCGCGCACTCTGGGACGTAGCGCGCGACGGGTTGGCCTCGGCTGCCGTCACCAACGCCTCGCTCTTTGCCGTGGCCACGGTCCACGGACTCTACTGCGAGTGAGGAGGCCCTCGAGTTCTGCAAAAACGGTTTATTATCCCAGAAGGAGGCCCTTCGTGGGGCTCACATCCCAATAAATAAATGTCAATAAATAAAAGTGGTCCATAAATAACGCCCCCTAGCGGGGGGCTAAGGCTCAGGCTTTTCTTGGAGAAGGGGTGGGAGGCCGCCTCCAACCCCAGTAAAGCTGGTCCCTGATTCCCTGGGGGATTCGGCCCGGAGCCCCCAGTGAGGCACCAAAGGAACAGGGAGGGCCACGAAGGCGAGGGCCAGGGCCTGACAGGCACAGACCTCAGGCCTCAGGGCCTGAGTGGTGGCCGGGCCCGCAGACTGTGGCCTAGACGGGGCAGCGGTCCCGGAGCAGGCGCAGAGCATAGTGAAGCCGCTGCCGCAGATCTGGAGAGCAGCCCAGCTGCTGAAGGTGGGAAGCGAGGTAAGTACAAGCACTGCGATTGCGGGCCACGAAAGTCACAAGGAGGGGCTCCCAGCCACTGAGGATCAGCTTGGTGTGGTCTCCGTAGAAGTTCACCTGTGCACAGGAGGGTGGCACTGGTCAGGGCCTCGCGCCCAGATCGTTTCCTCCCCAGCACCCGGGACCTCCCAGTCCTCACCCCCAACTCCAGGCGGAGCTCTTACCTGGATGGTGCCATCACTAAAGAGCATGAGTAGGGCCTGATCAGTCTTGACCCACTGCAGCAGGAGTGGGGGCACAGGTACTTCCACCTCTTCCACACTGGGCAGATCTCCACCCTGGGAACAGGGGCAGGTCACTCGTCTGACACCAGTCAGTCCTCTCCCTATCCATGTCTCCTTTAGAGGGTCAGCTTCTAGCTTCAAAACCCACCCCACTGTCCACCCAGCCCCAAAGGGGACTAGGAGGGGATCGGGATGTGTTAGTCCTGAAtgtaccccacccccaccccgacccaGTTCACAAACCTTCATTAGGCGCTGCTCCATGTAGGAGGCGAAATACTTCAGGACACCCAGCTGAGGCTGCAGAGCCCGAGGC includes:
- the DYNLT4 gene encoding dynein light chain Tctex-type 4 yields the protein MAGRPMPPGRQEDEAKDHGLKLSAARPLGHLPSIDETRPAGLGPASRRGSLLGPVLSFSRRNSLAGPSAGPGGRRPSLGPMPPLSSRVSFSGLPLAPARRMAPSYRTEPAPGERWETARAQQALEAALAAGLRDACYSGAEAGRLAQELCELVRMRLRELSPPRYKLVCSVVLGQRAGQGVRVVSRALWDVARDGLASAAVTNASLFAVATVHGLYCE